The proteins below are encoded in one region of Silene latifolia isolate original U9 population chromosome 2, ASM4854445v1, whole genome shotgun sequence:
- the LOC141632109 gene encoding peroxidase 57-like, which produces MSLISMPNKVTMVLILQLILVLSNVIESQGWFIDLGPIFGFPPQNPPNPNPNPSPSPSPRPFRPPGLKVRFYVGLCPNKVDIETIIKGKVKEAFDKDPSILPAFLRMQFHDCFVHGCDASILINGASSEKKADANLTVRGYELIDALKAIAEEQCPGIVSCADLIAIVTAEVLRLGGGPAYSVETGRCDGLISNVNDVDLPSPSITAQESINVFRAKDFTPEEMVVLLGCHTVGISHCVFFQDRLYPGPSFDKDMDENLRRALIQTCPQGQTSNNVANLDQNPTSSNKVDNSFFDQLMKKRGLLPVDQALISDSSTSGFVSTFAQSPDQFNAKLASAMLKLQRLDVLTGPQGEIRKTCSRFN; this is translated from the exons atgaGTTTGATATCGATGCCTAATAAGGTTACGATGGTATTAATATTGCAACTTATATTAGTATTGAGCAATGTGATTGAATCACAAGGTTGGTTTATTGATTTAGGTCCTATATTTGGGTTCCCACCTCAAAACCCTCCTAATCCGAATCCTAATCCTAGTCCTAGTCCTAGTCCGAGGCCGTTTAGACCACCGGGTTTAAAGGTTCGTTTTTACGTAGGACTATGTCCTAATAAAGTTGATATTGAGACAATTATCAAAGGTAAAGTGAAAGAAGCATTTGACAAGGATCCAAGTATTCTTCCGGCGTTTCTCCGGATGCAGTTTCATGATTGCTTTGTCCAT GGATGCGATGCTTCCATTTTAATAAATGGAGCGTCAAGCGAGAAAAAGGCCGATGCAAACCTTACTGTACGAGGATATGAATTAATCGACGCTTTAAAAGCAATTGCGGAAGAACAATGTCCTGGGATTGTCTCTTGTGCTGATCTTATTGCTATTGTAACCGCGGAAGTTCTTAGATTG GGAGGAGGACCGGCTTATTCAGTTGAAACAGGAAGATGTGATGGACTTATATCAAATGTCAATGATGTTGATCTTCCAAGCCCTTCTATCACTGCTCAAGAAAGTATTAACGTCTTTCGTGCTAAAGACTTTACTCCTGAAGAAATGGTTGTTTTATTAG GATGTCACACAGTCGGAATTTCCCACTGTGTATTCTTCCAAGATCGACTTTATCCAGGGCCTAGCTTCGACAAAGATATGGACGAAAACCTCAGAAGAGCATTAATACAAACGTGTCCTCAAGGCCAAACATCAAACAACGTCGCCAACCTTGATCAAAACCCTACAAGTTCAAACAAGGTTGACAACTCTTTCTTTGATCAACTCATGAAAAAAAGAGGACTTCTTCCGGTCGACCAAGCATTAATTAGCGATTCGTCGACATCCGGGTTTGTTTCAACATTTGCTCAAAGTCCAgaccaatttaatgctaaattGGCTAGTGCCATGTTGAAACTACAACGACTTGACGTACTAACTGGCCCTCAAGGAGAAATTAGGAAAACTTGTAGTAGATTCAATTGA